The region TCAACTTGTCTAAATTTACCAAATTCATACTTCGGACCTATAATTGCCTTACTTACACGCTCACTTGATTGCCCTATAAAAACACGTAACGTCTCGCTAGATGAATAAACAATATCTGCGCACATCACCGCCCTTATTAGCGTAAATATCAATGCTATATTATAAGATTTTTTAATCTTAATCATAATCTGGACACAAAAAGGCCATCTTTTTCATGACCTATCTTAAATATTGCCTATATTATATCAAATTACAGCGAAAAGTCAATGTATTTGAAGTAATAGGGCTCCGTCCCCTATTATCCCTTCGCAATCTCGCCGAAGCCAAGCACGGAAGTTGCCTGGCGTAGGCGGGCAATTATTTTAGGAAATTTAAAAATTGGTAGGAATTTTAAATACTTTTGAAGTTAGTTTTGGCATAAAACTGGTTATGCTACCTTAAGACCATGTCCTCGACCGGAAAGCTTTGGAAAAGATATTTCCATACCTCTGCCTAAAGACCTGGCAATATTAAGCAATGTATCTATGGTTAAGTTGTCTGCCTCCGCTGTCTCTATTTGGGAGATAAATTGCTGGGAAACATGAAGTTTTTTTGCGAGATCAGACTGCCTTAGATGCGCGTCTTGTCTTAGCTCGGCAAGTTTCTGAGCCAGGGCTACTTTTATCTTTTCGCGCTCGTATGCTTTTCTGAATTTTTTATTCTTAAGAAGTTCTTTTAAATGAATCTCATAATTTTTTAAGCCTATTTTTCCCATTTTAATCACCTTGCGATTCCACTCTTTTTATGCGCTTATTTTTTTCTACCTGTAATTTTCTCTTTATACATATATTTAAATCGCTTTCAGGTATTTTATATGTCTTTTTCTTTATAGCATGTAGAAACACAGCTACATCCTTTAAAAAGAAGAAATAAAAAATCCTATTATTTTTTGGTCGGAGCTCATAAATGCCATAACCTAAATAATCCGCCATAGGACGCCGCAAATTATAGCCTTGTCTCATGAGCTCATGAAAATACGCGAAAACCTTTGCCCTTTCCTTTACAGGCAAGCTGGTTATAAATTCCTTAACTGGACTATTGCCCCTCTCGTCTAAAAAATAATATATATTTGATAACCTGTGTCCCATTATAAGTATACAAGATATAACTTGTATTGTCAAGGGTTAATTTTAAAGGTCTTTTTACTACCCCTACTATATAAGACACATCAGAAGGCGATTTTCTTTCAATTATTTTAGATTTTTTCAAGAGATTCAAGAATCGGAAGGATCAAGGGCTACATTGCTACGCGGTGCAAGACCTCTGAGATAAAGGTCTGGTATTTTACGCCTAGTTTTCGGGCTTTTTCTTTTATGCTATTTAGATCATGGCTGTTTACCCTGATATGCAGAATCGCGTCTTTTTTGCGTGCTGCCA is a window of Candidatus Gorgyraea atricola DNA encoding:
- a CDS encoding type II toxin-antitoxin system RelE/ParE family toxin; the encoded protein is MGHRLSNIYYFLDERGNSPVKEFITSLPVKERAKVFAYFHELMRQGYNLRRPMADYLGYGIYELRPKNNRIFYFFFLKDVAVFLHAIKKKTYKIPESDLNICIKRKLQVEKNKRIKRVESQGD
- a CDS encoding XRE family transcriptional regulator: MGKIGLKNYEIHLKELLKNKKFRKAYEREKIKVALAQKLAELRQDAHLRQSDLAKKLHVSQQFISQIETAEADNLTIDTLLNIARSLGRGMEISFPKLSGRGHGLKVA